A region of the Pseudoliparis swirei isolate HS2019 ecotype Mariana Trench chromosome 21, NWPU_hadal_v1, whole genome shotgun sequence genome:
AGAGAGACAACACGACGCCTccgccctctcttcgctggCCTCTTCCCCTTTTCACTTTCTCAGATATGTAGATATAGCTGTTTCATAGCTGCACTTTTACTATAATTGATTTCCcagggagggatgaggagggggggctgACTCTCTTAATAATTAACTGACCAATCTTCAGCccgggaggagaaagaaaataagtAGCGAGAGGAAACGAGTGAGGCAGGGCCTCCTAACGAGCCACTTGAGTGgtcggggaggagagagagagagagagagagagagggggggagagagagagaggggggggggggagagagagagggaggggggagagggagagaaagaagaaacagCCAGCACAAGAAAGAGGAAAATGGCTCttagatttcttcttcttcttcttcttcttctctcatcaTGTTTACCTCTTGTCATGTTTACCTCTCTGGTCATGTTTACCTCTAGTCATGTTTACCTCTGGTCATGTTTACCTCTGGTCATGTTTACCTCTAGTCATGTTTACCTCTCTCATCATGTTTACCTCTCATCATGTTTACCTCTACtcacactctaaaaagcccaacttcaaatttgttgtcctaacacatttttgtaagttgagtcaacaaatgcctttgaaaaaagttgaactaactcaaaatgtcaattgcattaataaagagtggaatccacttaaaatgttaagttgagaaaacttaatatagtggtttgggcatctactgaggtaactaaggccactgcgcatgtatgtcagtaaacacacacacacacatatatatatatatatatacaaatacatatataatacatatatatatatatgtaaatacatatatactactttaatcttatatattaaataataaaataatataaaaatattttctttagcccctgtttaaaatacattggtttttgataccattgtttgtttattatatttagatatggattagatttggaaggatattgtccattgtttaatggcagatttgctccagttcaggttttgtcacttattgaattaaaggagcCTGTACCGttagagcaaatgtttccctgtattttgctgaatttattcatttaatttaacagactatgaagattgaaatactataatactaatgtgtaggaggtgactcttgtatgaaagtggtatattttagtttttaaaatctgcataaaaagtcttttgacttttaaattgtattgttacagaatgggaagaaaaaaaatgaaaatttaaaagaggcagtgaatatttattatagtctctgtatgcttgttttgtgtagaatacagaccgGGAGGAATCTtcgtgaaaggagttgaactgggaatactgcagagtgggtggagcgggggtgtggttcagggaacggtgtctgattgtcatcagctggactgattggtaatcagattggttatcagtccagctgatgacgatctgtgtcggttatctgagtctgtctccataaaggagctggacagacaggagatgagaggagcgtggagagcagagatacagtctgctgtcggaataaaccgtattaccgaatatccctctggctacttgttgcttattggtgctttagggggggaaacctacttgtgacggctacacacgtgtcacaaccatgttccaaagcttgtttcaaggccttaattttggattcacaaaacagatttttttctttttttttctttatgcagtctttttgatttttaaggatgttgaccctctgctgtctatgttcaagtgttgacacctggaattcatatagttatgcaaacaaatgtttagttattgttaataaacattttgtgtttgaagaagtttgttttctttaactgttgacttttccaaagaaaacggtgtacatttttaattaatttaaatgaaggcaatgttgcaaagaatgttgagtactcaaataatgggcagtgaaatttagtaacaaaacattttaagttaaaagtaagttctctcaacaaaacatttctcaacaaaaaatgttaagtgctgttgatgtatgtttttaatctacaagaacacacaatttaaagtttctccaatttaatattttaagtgttctgaacttaagtacatgagtagatgtaactatcaaatgcaatattttaagtagtgttaacttaaatacataagtacgtctgaatagtaatgttacgtttgacaaacttaagatatcactttgagtgaacttcttatcataagttgacacaacacattagcccttagttgagtgaactcaaaaggctttgcagctggttgcctcacttttttaagttgactcaacttttttttttttagagtgcatGTTTACCTCTACTCATGTTTACCTCTCATCATGTTTACCTCTACTCATGTTTACCTCTCATCATGTTTACCTCTACTCATGTTTACCTCTGACGCCCCGTCGTTCCCCTGTCCTCTCAGGTCTGTTCCACAGGGCCATCGCCCAGAGTGGAACGGCCATCTCCAGCTGGTCCGTCAACTACCAGCCGCTCAAGTACACCAAGATCCTGGCCCGCAAGGTGGGCTGCACCTACACGGAGACGGCCGACCTGGTGGACTGCCTCCGGCGCAAGAACTTCAGGGAGCTGGTGGACCAGGACATCCAGCCAGCCCGCTACCACATCGCCTTCGGCCCGTGGTGGGCCGGAGGCGTGGTGCCCGACGATCCCGAGATCCTcatgcagcaggtgaggctcGCCGTCAAAAGATGGCGCTGCAGACGTGCTGTCATCTCGCCAGTAGAGTCAGCCGAGCTGTGACACCAGACAGTGACAACATGTTgcagttggtgtgtgtgagagtgacctttccacagagtgtgtgtgggcggcGAGTCTGGCGGTGACATTTAAAAGCTGCATGGTGTGAACTTGCATGGTGGTACATTCCGGCTCACAACTTTTAGGGGCTTGTGATCGCATACATGCAAACTCTTCAACACAGTTTACGACAAGGTTACACCTTATGAGAGCAAGGAAAAGATAAATAGAACAAAGAataaacatatatgtgtatttatatatatatataaagaacatTTTATCTTGGTTCctatcttttctttctccctatGCTCAACACAATGTCGTATTTTAAATGCACATGACTATCTCTGTCCTAATGTTGCTTTTTCCTAAGCATGTTTTAATGTCTCGCATACAAAATAACAGACAAACTGAGGTTAAGTGGGtcaaaaatctatatattttcCGGCTACTTTTTCcaatcatttttattattacataaCAATTTATAATCTGTGAGAAATGATCAGAGGATCACAAAGTGCAAACGATAGGGGAAAGTCGCCACATCCTGAAGCCTTTAATGTGTAATAAACTGGCTGTGAAGAGTCAAAAACTCCAGTAGCTTCCTGCTTACGGGTTGTTCAGCACTGTTTGTAATAGAGCGTATCTCATATctggggtcggctgtagctcatgggggaaAGAGGCCCAtaagttgcatgttgaagtgtccttgagcaagacactgaatccccagttgctccccgggcgcttcactgcagcccactgctcattAATAACTAAACATGGGTCACATGCAGAGAAGAATGtccccacggggatcaataaaggagtagatgtttttctttctttaccttATGATGGATCACAGCTTACATATTTGATGATCACATATTAGTATGAAAATAGAACACTGTATttattgtctttgtgtcttgCTGGTGGTCCCACACCACAAGCTATACATCACCAATATGCAGATGTACAACTATGGCATGAATACCACACACAAAATAGAAATGAAGCTGATTTGACTCCCCGTGTAATTCCCCTATTGCGCCACCAGGGGGAGTTCCTCAACTACGACATCCTGATAGGAGTGAACCAGGGAGAGGGGCTGAAGTTTGTGGACGACAGCGAGGACAACGACGGCATCTCCGCGGCAGCTTTCGACTACACCATCTCCAACTTCGTTGACAACCTCTATGGCTACCCCGAGGGTGAGGATCACCAACGTCATCTTGCCTTTAGGCTTCAATGTCCTTCATATTATCTAATCTGACACCTCTCAGATGCCAAAACTTTGCAGTGTCATCATTTTCCTCGTGGGGGCGACACACATTAAACTGAAATTAAaggatccatccatccattctcatacgcttattccggggtcgggtcgcgggggcagcagacccagcaggttgacccagacttccctctcgccgcaacactttccagctcattctggggatcggcgttcccaggccagccggagatgtaatccctccagcgtgtcctgggtcttcccgggtctcctcccagtaggacgtgcctgaaaacctctaacggaggcgtccaggaggcatccgaatcagatgccgaaccacctcagctgactccttcgatctgaaggagtagcggctcgactcaagctccctcctgatgtccgagctccttaccctctctctaaggctgagcccggccaccccacggaggaaactcatttcggccgcttgtattcgcgacctcgttctttcggtcactacccaaagttcgtgaccataggtgaggattggaacgtagaccgaccagtaaattgagagcttcgcctttcggctcatctctctcttcaccaagacagaccggtacagcgcctgttttactgctgcagctgcaccaatccgcctgtcgatctcccgctccatcttaccctcacttgtgaacaagaccccgagatacttgaactccttcgcttggggcaggcactctgtccccacccggagggagcaatccaccggtttccggcagagcaccatggcctcagatttggcggtactgactctcatccctgccgcttcacactcggcagcaaaacgccccagtgagtgccggaggtcatggtctgaggatgctaacaggaccacatcatctgcaaacagaagagaggcgatcccaagacccccaaacctgacctgctccatccccaggctgcgcctagatatcctgtccatgaaaatcacaaacaggacctgtgataaagggcagccctggcggagaccaacacccaccgggaacgtgtctgacttactgccgaggatgcgaacacagcttctactgcaggcgtacagagaccggatagcccgtagcaacgggtccggaaccccatacccccgcagcaccccccacaacaattcccgagggacccggtcgaaagcttTCTCCAAGTctacaaaacacatgaagactggttgggcaaactcccaggacccctcgaggacccttgcgagggtgaagagctggtccacagttccacgaccgggacggaatccgcactgctggtcttgaatccgaggtcggagcctcctttccagtaccctggcataaactttcccagtgtgattccacgatagttcgagcacactctccggtccccctttttgaaaatgggacccaccaccccggtctgccagtccaagggcactgttcctgacccccacgcgacattgaagaggcgtgtcagccaagacagcccaacaatgtccagcgccttcagcatctcagggcggatctcatccacccccggcgccttgccaccaaggagctttttaacaaccttagcggcctctgtcagggatattggtgcgacGCCAAGTCTAGaggcactgccccctctagaggACATGTTGGcgatttaggagttcctcaaagtgttctttccaccgtccgacgatgtcccctgtccgggtcagcagctccccccccacgctgagaacagcctggggtagaccctgctttcccttcctgagccgtcggacggtttgccagaacctctttgaggccgaccgaagtccttctccatggcctcccgaactcctcccatgcccgagttttgcttccgaccaccgcagctgcagcccttctggcctgcggtacctgtcagctgcttcaggagaccccaggccagccaggcccggtaggcctccttcttcagcttgacggcttccctgacccccggtgtccaccaccgggttcttgggttgccgccgcgacaggcaccgatgaccttccgaccacagctccCGTCAgccgcttccacaatagaggctttgaacatggtccactcggattgcatgtccccaacctccctcgggatgtgtgagaagttcatccggaggtgggagttgaagacctcccggacagggtcctcgaccagatgttcccagttcacccacactacacgtttgggcttgccaggtctctctggccgactcccccgccatctgatccaactcaccaccaggtggtgatcagttgacagctctgctcctctcttcacccgagtgtccaagacatacggccgcagatcagatgatacgattataaagtcgatcatcgatctccggcctaaggtgttctagtaccaagtacacttatgagccaccttatgttcgaacatggtgttcgttatagacaagccgtcactagcacagaagtccaataacagaacaccgctcgggttcagatcgggcaagccgttcctcccaatcactccccaccaggtttctctgtcattgcccacgtgagcgttgaagactcccaggagaactatggagtcggcaggcggtgccctctccaggacccctcccaccgactccaagaaggctgGATACActgaactgcggtttggtgcataagcacaaaccacagtcagagctttactccccgcaacccgtaggcgcaggaaggcgaccctctcgttctccggggcaaactccaacacagcagcgctcagccgggggcttgtgagtatccccactcccgcccagcgcctctcaccctgggcaactccagaaaagaagagagtccaacccttctccaggagcttggttccagagccagcgctgtgcgtggaggtgagcccaactagatctagCTGGTACTGCTCCCCCTCCCGCACCAGCTCTGGCTCCTtccccgctagcgaggtgacgttccacgtccctagagctagtctatGTCGCCGGCGATCGGCTCGCCCAGGCCCCCCGCCCATTCTGCCAcccggtctacatagcacccgaccccaatgattgtccctgcgggtggtgggtccacagggtttcTGCTCGATGTCGTTTCTTCGGGCTGAGCCCGACCGGGCCCCATAGGCGAAGGCCCGGCCACCAGACGCTCGCcgacgagctcccctcctgggtctggctctgggAGGGTGACCCGGTTTCCcttgtccgggcgaggtagctgAAGCTCGTGTTTTTGAACCGCTCTAAGTCTGTactctcacccgagacctgtttgccttgggagaccctaccaggggctaatgccccggacaacataactcccgggatcactgagcctctcaaactcctccaccacgttaaggtggcgattcgCGGAGAAATTAAAGGATACATGggcaaaatgaaaaagaaagaaagaactaAACATAAGACATAAGATAAATATGCTTCCTGATGCTCGAGTTAGATTTGCACATTTCAAAGATTATCATGTTTTCTGTACAAGAAAATACTCCAACATTTGAACTCCCAGTGCAAATGCAAGTTTTTGCAACAACATGTGGGCAGAGGATGAGAAAAGAGCAAATGTGTGAGCCCAGCCCGAGTGAATCCACCGAGACAGGCATACTAAAGAGATCTCCCATCACCGAGATCATCCGTCACCACGGTGGGTCCGTGCTTTGGCCTTTGAGGCTCCGTGGGCGCTAACGCTGTCTCTCATCAAGCCCCAGGCGGCCAGCTCCCAATCACAGCGCCGTTGTTTTCCGAACAGATCTGCCCGCGAAGCCCTCGCAGCGGGCCGCGGTGGAAATACAGACACATTTGGATAATGCAGTCACGCTTCCTCTCGAGTGCCTGCCACTCATTCTTCACCCTGACGGAGCGTATTTTCCTTTGTCTCCATTTTGTGTCGCTCAGTCtgtgctttttttatttccgGTTGATCGCTCACACGTGCAGATGAACTCTCGTCTCTCGGCGAAATATGTTCACGCTCCATCTTTActttcctcctcacgtctcatcattttattctctttctttcctccaggCAAAGACATCCTGAGGGAAACCATTAAATTCATGTACACGGACTGGGCGGACAGGGACAACGGCGACATGCGGAGGAAGACGCTCCTCGCTCTGTTCACGGACCACCAGTGGGTGGCGCCGGCCGTGGCCACCGCCAAGCTCCACGCAGAGTTTCAGTCGCCGGTTTACTTCTACACGTTCTACCACCACTGCCAGACGGAGACGCGTCCCGAATGGGCCGACGCCGCCCACGGAGACGAGATACCCTACGTGTTTGGCGTTCCCATGATCGGTGCTACGGATCTGTTCCCGTGCAACTTCTCCAAGAATGACGTGATGCTGAGCGCTGTGGTCATGACCTACTGGACCAACTTCGCCAAGACCGGGTAAGCCTTCCTGAGGATTTGATTTCATAATGATGTCACAAGGTAAACTAGCAAGTTGAAGGGTCTTCGACTTTGGTGAAGATCTCTCTAACCCGATGTCCGTAGTATCCGGTCTGAGAACttaaaacacttcatttaatatttagacGTCAACGGATTGACGAAATTTGAGCCAGATGATTAAACCCTTGACTGACAtgtcccctctgtcctccatcAGGGACCCCAACCTGCCAGTCCCTCAAGACACCAAGTTCATTCACACCAAACCCAATCGCTTTGAAGAGGTCATCTGGACCAAGTTCAACTCCAAGGACAAGCAGTACCTCCACATCGGATTAAAACCTCGTGTTAGAGACAACTACCGGGCCAACAAGGTGGCCTTCTGGCTGGAActagtcccccacctccacagTCTGCACGAGGAGCTCTTCCTCACCACGACTCGCTCGCCCGCGGGCCCCGGCCAAGGCACCCACCGACCGGGCCCCCGGCCGActcgccacccttaccccaCCTTTGCCTCCGACCCGGAGCTGGAGGGTTCGGAGCGTCCGCGCCAGGAGCTCTTCCCCGGAGACCCCCGGGACTACTCCACCGAGCTGAGCGTCACGGTGGCCGTGGGGGCGTCGCTGCTCTTCCTCAACATCCTGGCGTTCGCCGCCCTTTACTACAAGCGCGACAAGCGGCACGAGATGCGGCGCCACCGGCTGTCCCCGCAGCGCGGCGGGCCCGCCAACGACCTGGCTCACAGCCAAGAGGAGGAGATCATGTCCCTGCAGATGAAGCACTCGGAGCACGACCCCCACCACGACATGGAGCCGCTGGCCGACGACATCCTGCGGCCCGCCTGCCCGCCCGACTACGCTGGCGCTGCGCCCCCGACGACGTGCCGCTGATGACGCCCAACACCATCACCATGATCCCCAGTACCATCACCAGCATGCAGCCTCTCCACGCCTTCAACACTTTCCCGTCCACCGGCCACAACAACACCCTGCCCCACCCCCACTCCACCACCAGGGTATAGTAGGGACTGGCGCCACGCAGCGCCACCCAAGGACCAGGCCGACTGGCGGGGGCCGCCGACCGAGAGCGGAGGCCTCCGTCTCCGTCCTCCTGTTCTCTTTCTCCACAAACAACTCCACCTCCTCAGACTCAGTAGCTCCCCCGGTGGCCGCGTGGAGAAGCAACCGGACCGCACGGCAGCAGATGATCGGTTCGGGGGTTGATTTCAGATCGTTTTACGGATACTGTTTTCAAAGGTACGCTGGTTCCAGACTAAAGCCCCCGGACGCCAGTCAAAAGGACGAGTGCTTTTCGGCCCTTGCTGTTttcatcctcttctttttttctccacccccccccggcGTGTAACGAGCATTTATCACTCTCTTTTCTACATATCTGTGTCTTTGttgctcctctccctcttcccagcGATCCTTTGCTCCGGGGACTCAGTGACGGAGCAGTAGGAGGGGCCCAGAGTACGACCAGTATTCATAAAGGAAAACGTTGTCTTCTGATACTTTCATTCTACCAGCATTCTTGGTGCCAAGTATGTATGACGTTTGGTTTCTCAtcgagggagaaaagaaaacagtagATCATCGTAGAGTATTCCTATTTGTCATTTAACAGATGCCGTGTGTTCGCTCTCATGACCAAGTGCCAAACTGGCCCTCGgtggtgtgttttttctttctttatttcatactttttgtgtgtgttttttttccttgttATTTTTCGTGGAGAGAACTTTTGCTGAAA
Encoded here:
- the LOC130211611 gene encoding LOW QUALITY PROTEIN: neuroligin-2-like (The sequence of the model RefSeq protein was modified relative to this genomic sequence to represent the inferred CDS: inserted 1 base in 1 codon), whose protein sequence is MMFIHGGSYMEGTGNMFDASVLAAYGNVIVVTMNYRLGVLGFLSTGDQSAKGNYGLLDQIQALRWLNENIGHFGGDPDRITIFGSGAGASCVNLLILSHHSEGLFHRAIAQSGTAISSWSVNYQPLKYTKILARKVGCTYTETADLVDCLRRKNFRELVDQDIQPARYHIAFGPWWAGGVVPDDPEILMQQGEFLNYDILIGVNQGEGLKFVDDSEDNDGISAAAFDYTISNFVDNLYGYPEGKDILRETIKFMYTDWADRDNGDMRRKTLLALFTDHQWVAPAVATAKLHAEFQSPVYFYTFYHHCQTETRPEWADAAHGDEIPYVFGVPMIGATDLFPCNFSKNDVMLSAVVMTYWTNFAKTGDPNLPVPQDTKFIHTKPNRFEEVIWTKFNSKDKQYLHIGLKPRVRDNYRANKVAFWLELVPHLHSLHEELFLTTTRSPAGPGQGTHRPGPRPTRHPYPTFASDPELEGSERPRQELFPGDPRDYSTELSVTVAVGASLLFLNILAFAALYYKRDKRHEMRRHRLSPQRGGPANDLAHSQEEEIMSLQMKHSEHDPHHDMEPLADDILRPACPPDYAXRCAPDDVPLMTPNTITMIPSTITSMQPLHAFNTFPSTGHNNTLPHPHSTTRV